atttttgttttactaattaaataacatcagtattttaattgatacaagtaaattattatttatatattagataactcaactttaatataatattgtacatcaatttattaattaatgagttACTTTTCGTTTATTGTATTTACTGATTAAGTTTCTTCGGCTAACTTATTACCTTTTTGTCCTACAAAATTTTATTCTGAAAACGATCTTACTAGGGACGAACGAATTGATACTCGGCAAAAAAATTGTGTTACAAGTTATTGTTTACTTCTAAAACATATAATCTTAATGCCTCTACTAATGATGGGAGATTTAATGATAGTGAAGCAGGTTAATGGACTCAGAATCAGATTTGCGATTCGCAAATATACAccgatttcaaatataataacaattataactacattatataaataatcgttaatcgacttttaagtagtctaatatttttcacttcattttacttagaagggctaaaaatatttagaatacgcaattatttctattgctttttaaagcaattttaaaaattgtgttttgtttgaaattttctttttgtttaaatttttatttatttatatttatagttacgGTGTTAGTGTCGctatttctattatttacttttatttgatttctttttaaatattattaaggctTTCAACGCCCAACAACGTCCAATTTGTAAGCAAATGATAATTaatgtattcattaaatttaatcatttgacgaattcaatcaaatcaaatttaaacgttttaaaaagcaattaattatttcgagATTAAGATTCCATGTACGTGCAGACGATAACAaacgattatttataaacaagcaGGAATTGAATGCTCGGGGATTCTTTCGCATACATTTAATACTAgacgacccgccccggctttacttgtgtgcaaagctgatacttaAATTTaccacagaatttgttcatttacgacatcacattagaaacttctaaaattatcagtgttttattattatattgtccgtgtattatacaCTAAAATCTTCCTCTGGAATCaatctatctgttaaaaataaccgcatcaaaatccgttgcacagttttaaagatttaagcttacatagagatatagggacagagaaagcgactttgttttagactatgcagtgaatattattattttggtagcattttttaaaataattgcttttcCAGGTTAATTGATGTGTTATTATACaggtgatattttaataaaaataaatatattttacatagaatatttatatattgttctattaaaaatatttgtgtaattttaagttttttttaaaattatctataaCGACACAAAAGTGTCAATTCTCTTGATCCCGTGCCGTTAACCCATATACTTCCCATATTTTGGGGTTGTTAACCTTTTTGTTCGTTTTGGCATCATCATTAggcacatagtataaaacaaagtcgcttaccgctgtctgtccttatgtaagcctactactactacttacagcttactgaaataattattacaatgagATTGTATTATCTAATTCGTTTGCAGTATGTGTTTGCATTGTTTCAATTTAGTAGTATCTAATATGAAAGGTTagtatttgtatgaaaatgtCGGTGTTTTATTATGACAAATGACGTTTGCCTTATAATTgccttttatcattttaaataattattccataattaaaatatggatataattcctatTTAATTTTGGGCTATATTCAGCAGTGATTCTGGCCACACACACACAACCTTTCAAAGTTTCAAGAACTTTCGTTTTCGTCCTTTTGCATTTTCATGCCATTGTCTTAGCACCGAATTGAAACTTCAAATTCGATATACTGTACCTACATTTTGGTGAGTTATGCTGATAGTTGAGATTCAGTCGGGCCGTTTTCAGTCAATTTGTGATTGATTAGTATTTCAGGGCTTTAATAGAGTATTTCTttcagaatatattaataatggagTTTTATATcactttttagggttccgtacgtctgaatacaaaaacggaacccttataggatcactcgtgtgtctgtccgtccgtcgcttacagtcaattatctccgaatctattagaccgattaagttgaaatttggtacacatatcaattcctgtaatccaaatacagaggtgtgaAATTACCAAATACAGAGGAAAATTGACCATTCCCCCCCAattatctccgaaactactgaacctaaaattatgtaaaaaatacagaaattagttttctcctcatagattataggaaaacctataagaagtccatgttattaaaataacatggtaaatcactcaatattgtgcgtaccaacttacatttgcaggtggaatgtgtgggagaacatattttttaactccaatgttaagttttgttgaatcggtttgtagatgaatatttaatgaaaaaaataagcccaCAATGAGCATTCTACGACCAATATTTTAGGAGATATTAACATCGTACGGAAACCTCTAcacgcgagttcaactcgcacttgtccccttttttatagaatatgcCTACCAACAAGAAATGCCTaaagagagtaactactgagtttcttgccggtccttctcggtagaatctatattccgaaccggtggtagcttcacttaattgtaaaatgacgattcaaaagtgcttgtaaaagcctacttgaataaagtttattttgattttgatttttgacctttaaaaattgtaaatctgtaattttgttttagctCAAATTCGTTAGTCTACATTCAagaaagtcgtagtcatgtgtaattTGTGGTTTACAGTGATTTTTGCCCATCGAAATGGTTCTTCGGAGTGGAAATCGTCATTTAaagtaagcaggactttgaacctccataAGGTAAATTCATGCTTACATTCCTCGATAAAGGTTTTCGCATggattataaatttaacattgaaatattaagTGTGGATGGCTGCAGCTTCCTGTTTGAATGTGTCCAGAATCCAGATATCTGCTGGTGCTAGCTACTCCAGGGATGACATGCCTATTCCCTTAACTATTAGTATTATCCAATTGTAAATGAACCGCTTGACcgctttttttttatacaaatttagttTACTGGCCTGGTGAATGGTGctctaaattattacaaataaagtcATTTAATCGTCCATGGAGCTTTAAtactatatttcaaatattctacGTTATATGTACATTGATTTATTCAAAGTTTCTTTTATCCCAAGTCTCGCTCAGTCTTGCtaataaattttagttataGAATAACCAAACCAttgtaactaaatttaaaaactgttaACGAATTTACGATCTATATTATGTGTGtacatatatcctgcctggaagtcaacaagtattaattccacgctttttcatcgtctgtataatcttgtattgaataataagccttttttaataatgtatttttttacaaatgatttaagtttatgaaacggcaaagttaaaaatgtctggaaatttttattatagaaacggatgcCTTGCCCCGacaaggatctattgactttgcggagtcgaaagcttggcgttataagcttatccttactcctagtgcacatacaatgattgttacagattttatcaaagtgtacaatgttactatgaatatacataatattgctgtaaatatattgtgatcCAAGATCATTAAGCATATTGTGATCTAAGATCATTAAGCATTTgtgtatttacaaataaaaacaaatgtaggCTACTAATTGTTACAATTTGTACTGACCTCTGTCGAATGCATACGGCTGTCGTAAACTATACGGAGTCGATACGAATCTGTTGACGGCCAGCTGGTTCCGTAATATCTGATCCGACTTCAACATGTGATCACTGTAGAAGCTCATTGGGTGTCTCGTGTCAATAGGGTATCCAGCTTTCATTCTATATGTCGGCCAAGGGAGATTAGCCTTTATCGGCGTCGGGTACAGGGGATATGTGTTCCGTCTCTGTTCCAAATTCACTTTCATTTTCGTCAATTCGAGTTCTCTCTGAACTTCGGTAATAACGTTGAATTTTGCTTGCAGCTCGTCATGTTTGCTATGATTCTTTGTTTCTTCCTTATCACTACACCTCAGAGGTTCCTTTCGCTCATTGTTCGAGTGTTTGTGAGGTTTTCTCGTGTCGTTTAAAATGTCATCGATTAAAAACGATATTTTCTGACGGCACGCGCACATATCAACGGTATACTTGGTACTGCCCAAatcattatcaataatataGATAGAAGCGCTGTAATTGATAGCTACTTGTTTAATGGATATAGCTAATCTATTCGTTACTGATAGTGGATGGTGTTGCGATTTACAAAATATCTGTAAGCAAATATATGTCTTGAATTTATGATATCAGGGTTGATTTTTGCATGGACTTAATTATTAGCATTACGTTAAGTTTTGTGACTTGGGGTATTTATTGTTCGGGCTTTTAAGGCTGTATTGACAGGTAAAGATTAGGTCATTAGGCGTTGAAGTGTTGTAATGCACAGGGTATACGTGGATTATTGAAGGCTGTCACACGTGTTGTAAGTATTAGCGCGTACAAGGCACTTACTTGTGTTATCTTGAAAAGATGAATTGGTGTTATGAGCCATATTTTTGTCCGACATTCCACATAGATAGAACGCGTCAATTCCAATCCAagtaggaatatttttttttatttttgctaaacttaatttagtttataattaatgtcggGTTCGGTAGGAAAGGATTGCTTCGATTGGCATGTGTCggatagtttatttatttaatttacaacatccacaggctcgcagatgcccgtgcctttttttacattttatattaaatattttggcgttttatattttataaacatcagcagatcttcgctggaaatcattcatatcgtcttcttgggagacgtggcccacattgacattttttttatattttaaaataatctatgcATAGTCTATaacaaataatgtataataaaaatatgtagcagTCTATGTGTAATGTGTCGGATAGTATATTCACGTGTGTCCAAACACTTATAGGAATAGCGTGGTATACGTTCCAGACCTTCCTCAAGAGAAGCAGCTAGCTCAGCTGTTAGTCtctatttatcatgttttactttacgtttttttgttattgtttatgtagtgttttatataaaaacataatattggaATAccgattgatttgatttatttatagaccCTTTAGACTGTCGAATTTCACATGACGTCCTTTTATATTTGGGAAAAACATTATTCGAAGgactttttttctattttttataaacttactcagtgtgagtttaaaaaaaatacggtcGCAAGTAATTTCTTCTTCTTTTCCTTCGTTTGCGTAACCTTTGATTTTGAAGTAAAGGGATCGTcttgtttctaaaataaattgtcattttattcagAAGGTCAGCGGTGgctttatatttagttttatatttatcatgatACATTATCAGGAAATAGAGATGCGAGTAATAATTTAGAGTTATTCGTTATgaagtcataattatttaacgcATGGGATCGTTGATGTAAAAAAGTGTTATGCGAcacctatatatattatgatagcGTATGTCAGTCTGTATATattttgctctttcacgaccaaataattgaaccgaatttgatgcgATTTGATACCTGGAACCTTGACGATTTCCTTCAcaagatatataattatttacaagccACACTAAGCAATCAGGGCTGCTATGGATTTGTACATGTGGCCTTTGGTAAAAAACCTATCGCTCTATCGAATGAGCCATCCCGTCTCAGCATATGATATTTCATAAGTgtcagattatatttttatgtaaacattGAATAATGTAAAAGCATAAAGAGTTAAACGTTGCTTAAatggtaacattttaataaattgtttttgtacgCAATAACAACGTCGTGAATGCGGAATCCGTCTGCCTTGGCGAGGATTTGGTTTAACCACAGACAACGTATGATTAGAGCACGCcgaaaaaaatacagttttttatgttaaatatttttcttaataagttcttattttaaatatttaacttgttTTGTTGACACTACCATGTAACTGATGACTATTATCTTATGATAGTTTCTCCCACTCCCACACAAACACACAGAGACATACCTTTCTAGTTTCTAATAGTATTAATGTGTTTGTGCGTTTTGGACATTTATTGCGTATATCGCGCAGTGCCTTAAATTTTTTGAGCTTGTTAAAATCAGTCATTAAAAGCCTGTCCTTTTTCTAGTGACCAATAAATTAGAATCTGATACATTGCTCTACAATGAAAAGGTGTAAAGCAGTAATGAGCTATCTCGACAGTTTCCACTAGTGACGTTGACCGTGCTTTGTCTGCGCATCTTAAAACGCACTTACAGTCTTAAACAAattgacttattttattaattaactagcgacccgccccggctacgcacgaGTGCActggtgatactaaatatactacagcatCTGCACAATAAGTACAGTCACAATAAGtttactctcgaatcactctatttattaaaaaaaaccgcaccaaaattcgttgcgtaattttaaaaatctaagcatacatagtgataGACAATGGTAattgactttgttttacactatgtaatgcTTTATCCAAGTCTGGAATTAAAGGGAAACAGACAGAATATATggcttatatattaaaaaaaaggaaattaatttaacagaTTCTTTATATATGGGTCACCATGTGTTAATATGAGACTGGTCAAACTACTGATATGGGCTGTTTtgctttttaaaaagtatttatatcatGCCGACATAAATTGTTAAAGTTATCGGACATTTACATGAGTTGAGatatgtgtgtttttttttattagttccaGAAATTCAACTATTACTATTAAGGGTTTTCACGAAATATAAGAAATttcataattgaaaatatacatatattatacctaTTTCATTTTTAGTGATAACTATTCATTTgctacgaaataaaaaaaaaagttaaacagataaaaaaaagattatattttattctagttttattaaaatctaatgTAGCCTCtgaaacttaattataattactctgTGTCCCCTCTAGTAGTATCTCTCAAACGGATTCCTCTCGAAAAACAAAAGGGGTGAACTTGCAACCAACCTACCCTGTAATTAATGGCGGGAGTTTTTCTACCTTTTGTTACGGAAGGGCGGCTAATTGTCTCTAATTAATTGGGGCTGCGTATTTTTAACCCCCCGTCTTTATTCCCTTTGTCTATATACAGTAAGTGACTACggatatatatgataattatttcacGCAAATTCTATCCATATGACGTTCAGTTAAGGGTCATTTTTCTGTGATGTATAATGAAGATATTTTTCGTGGTTATTAGTTGTTTTTCTTCAAACAAGGGTCGAAATGGTAGAGTTAGCTCCAATTCATGATTTAGGAGGCCTAATTGgacttttattgttttgtttgaatgtttgtttgtttttgatgGATTCAAAGTGCTTTATTGATAGCTTTCGTTGTAAATCGTGAGGAATTGTGGTTCCTATGAAACGGATATCAAGTTTAAGGGCTgagatatgaatattttttttaatttaaacggtTCATTACTGTTCCAAATTTAACTATCtgacatttacaataatttgttagtaatataataatataatatgagacaccatcacatacattactctgatcccaatgcaagtaactaaagcacttgtgttatggaaaatcagaagtaacgaaggtgccacaaacatccagacccaagacaacatagaaaactaatgattatctatatcgactcggccgggtatcgaacccgggacctcggagtgccgtacccttgaaaaccggtgtacacaccactcgaccacggtggtCGTCAAACGGTCGGAGGTTAGTATTATAtgcattatgattttttttgtgatataataTAGGAATTCACAGGATAACAATCCCCCAAAGGATGGTATGAACATCTAATTAcatattagaataaaatttagattttaatatattttaattatatcgaaTCGATCGAAATTGTCGATTCATTTTAACAGTGACATAATGTGATCAAAACATTAGTAAAAGGAACAAACAAGCTGATTAAACAGTCAAAGAACTCAGAGAGCGTTCAAACTGTCTCTATtgagaaattaaaattagtgttaaattatgtttttataactaTTACAAAGTAAGTTTAACAAAAGCCTGCCGTTTCTTTTGCCATTTGCTTCACACGTTAGGtttattttaacgtttttattactttgaattaagtcatttgaatatattagtttaaatttgaatttaagctTCAATAATGGaaacatattataaagtaaacgtgatgaaattattaattaaattatatatatctatcctCATTACTATAAAGTGTCTGTTAAGTATCTTGTGATtatcttgccggttctactcGGCAGAATCTAGTGCATTCTGAACTGGTTGTAGCTTTACTTTTcatacaataatgtataatataatgttttcttgaataaataaatgttcattAAGATTGAcatcgttatttttaaaattttattaaaaaataatatgtatatgtcaataaatgtttttaattaaataattaatattatataaatagacatatagacatactaaatatatagtgttatttaatattctctGACCGGTGATTGAAGTTTGTCGCATAGAGTAAAAATACTAGGTTATTAATTGCTAATTAAACTACTTATCTGACAAATATATACTAATCAAACACGTAAAACATAGTAgtctttgaacccgcaatctacGGATAAGATTTAAGTGTTCCAGCATTTGAGTCATCGCGGCCCCTTAGGTTTCTATTTAAGtagataaatgtattattatcaaTCTGTTATCTTTGTAAAATATAGCCAAAATAATATGATGAAATAAGCCATTGTTCATTCAAAACAAATGAACGATAAACTCATTCATCAGTTCCGAGTGACATCGTCGAACGAGAAAATTTCTcggaataaaaacaaatcgatTACTTTCACATTACACATAACATTAGCGTACATAAACAATtaagaaatagaaataaaaaagaataaacaaacaaattcatTTAGAATATTCTATATTCATTGCGTATTTTACATCGCGTTTTCCCACTTGTATGATTTGCAAAGAGCAATGGATTGCtaacaatttattgttacaaTTGAGTTACAATGCGGTGAACAGCGGGTGAGTCGATATAATGGGCGATTACTTAAGAGTCGGCTGACAGCCCTAAGGGATTATAGTGATTGAAAATTTGTTATATCGATATCgatgttaaaattaatgaaaatattttttaaattatataataattatcttgtaatcattaatatataatatgagggCAAATATTTGTACAATCTAGCAGAGATACATTAATCTCAATAGGGTTCTTTATTTcactatacaatatataatccCTTTTCAATGGAAAACTTGTCAGTCTGTGCATAAAGACTATACCAAATGACTATTTCCGTTATAATTCCATATTATCTAATAAATGCTaaatttgacttaaatatggGGTTATGTATTACTCGGATTATTAGATAAGGATCATAGGCAATCGCTGTTTGTTAGAATCGGCGGCAATCGGTATTTGTTGGGAGACGTATGTACATGCTCTTTCTTGTTAGAATAATACGGATTTCTTTGTACATGTCCtaatatatttccttatatTTTGTTGTGTTTGTTTCTATGATAATAGTAGAATATTAGGGATTAAGATACGTTGTAATTGTTCAGTAAACTATTATTTGATTTACACAAGATAAGTTGAATGAATCAGCTGTCAGTATGTTTTATGACACACTAGCCCATTCGAGACTGTATACCGTTTATCGGCCAATAGGTATcacccaatgatgttctagtaaacaga
The genomic region above belongs to Vanessa cardui chromosome 21, ilVanCard2.1, whole genome shotgun sequence and contains:
- the LOC124538853 gene encoding hematopoietically-expressed homeobox protein hhex-like → MCACRQKISFLIDDILNDTRKPHKHSNNERKEPLRCSDKEETKNHSKHDELQAKFNVITEVQRELELTKMKVNLEQRRNTYPLYPTPIKANLPWPTYRMKAGYPIDTRHPMSFYSDHMLKSDQILRNQLAVNRFVSTPYSLRQPYAFDRVPPSCCSPWWGVGGRRKGGQVRFSAAQTGALERRFGASKYLSPDERRALAASLRLSDRQVKTWFQNRRAKWRRTTPEIADAGSPPTADESDDEVQIADED